A window from Fusarium musae strain F31 chromosome 8, whole genome shotgun sequence encodes these proteins:
- a CDS encoding hypothetical protein (EggNog:ENOG41): MEAVNATSSGFSSVLAGTKYANVALPPQVEYVIEAVSNAGVWTWVFTFIALCVAYDQIAYIIRKGPIEGPAMKLPFIGPFLDSMDPRFDGYHAKWSSGPLSCVSIFHKFVVIASTRDMARKVFNSPAYVKPTVVDVAPKLLGHDNWVFLDGKAHVDFRKGLNGLFTRKALESYLPGQEEAYNTYFKHFLKMTKDAGGKPVPFMHEFREVMCAVSCRTFVGHYISDEAVTKIAEDYYLITAALELVNLPVILPYTKSWYGKKAADMVLAEFSKCAAKSKVRMAAGGEVTCIMDAWVLSMIQSERWREAEEKGEGHTIEKPAPLLRMFNDYEISQTIFTFLFASQDATSSAATWLFQVTAQRPDVLDRVREENIKVRNGDPNAPITMDQLESLTYTRAVVRELLRWRPPVIMVPYVTKKAFPLTENYTVPKGSMLIPTTFMALHDPEVYDNPSHFDPERYYSGDAEEKGSKNYLVFGTGPHYCLGQVYAQLNLALMIGKASVMLDWKHHATPKSEEIKVFATIFPMDDCPLTFEERKW, translated from the exons ATGGAGGCCGTCAACGCTACGTCCAGCGGCTTCTCGTCCGTTCTGGCCGGCACCAAATACGCCAATGtcgctcttcctcctcaggtCGAATATGTTATCGAAGCTGTTTCGAATGCCGGCGTCTGGACTTGGGTGTTCACTTTCATCGCTCTTTGCGTTGCGTATGATCAGA TTGCCTACATCATCAGGAAAGGTCCCATTGAGGGCCCGGCTATGAAACTTCCCTTCATCGGCCCATTCCTCGACTCTATGGATCCTCGATTCGACGGTTATCATGCTAAGTGGAGCAGCGGTCCCCTGAGCTGTGTTTCTATCTTCCACAA GTTCGTCGTTATTGCTTCCACTCGTGACATGGCTCGCAAGGTCTTTAACTCACCCGCCTATGTCAAGCCCACTGTTGTCGACGTTGCTCCTAAGCTTCTTGGACACGACAACTGGGTGTTCCTCGACGGAAAGGCTCACGTTGATTTCCGCAAGGGTCTCAACGGTCTCTTCACCCGCAAGGCCCTGGAGAGCTACCTGCCTGGCCAGGAGGAGGCTTACAACACTTACTTCAAGCATTTCCTCAAGATGACTAAGGATGCCGGCGGCAAGCCTGTCCCTTTCATGCACGAGTTCCGCGAGGTCATGTGCGCTGTCTCTTGCCGCACCTTTGTTGGTCACTACATCTCCGACGAGGCTGTCACCAAGATCGCCGAGGATTACTATCTCATCACTGCTGCTCTcgagcttgtcaacctcCCCGTTATCCTTCCTTATACCAAGTCTTGGTATGGCAAGAAGGCCGCTGATATGGTTTTGGCCGAATTTTCTAAGTGTGCCGCCAAGAGCAAGGTTCGCATGGCCGCTGGTGGTGAAGTCACTTGCATCATGGACGCCTGGGTTTTGTCAATGATCCAGTCTGAGCGCTGGCGtgaggccgaggagaagGGGGAGGGACACACCATCGAGAAGCCCGCTCCTCTTCTCCGCATGTTCAACGATTACGAAATCTCTCAGACCATCTTCACCTTCCTCTTCGCTTCTCAGGATGCCACCAGCAGCGCCGCTACTTGGCTCTTCCAGGTCACCGCCCAGCGACCCGATGTCCTCGACCGTGTCAGAGAGGAGAACATCAAGGTCCGCAACGGTGACCCTAACGCGCCTATCACCATGGATCAGCTCGAATCTCTTACCTACACCCGCGCTGTTGTCCGAGAGCTTCTTCGATGGCGCCCTCCTGTCATCATGGTTCCCTACGTCACCAAGAAGGCCTTCCCCCTGACCGAGAATTACACCGTTCCCAAGG GCTCAATGTTGATCCCCACCACTTTCATGGCTCTCCACGATCCTGAAGTCTATGACAACCCTAGCCACTTCGACCCCGAACGATACTACAGCGGcgatgctgaggagaagggttCCAAGAACTACTTAGTTTTTGGTACCGGACCTCACTACTGCCTTGGACAGGTGTACGCTCAGCTGAACCTGGCTCTCATGATCGGAAAGGCTTCAGTCATGCTTGACTGGAAGCACCACGCAACCCCTAAGTctgaggagatcaaggtctTTGCCACCATTTTCCCAATG GACGACTGCCCCCTCACCTTTGAGGAGAGGAAGTGGTAA